A single genomic interval of Ruminococcus sp. NK3A76 harbors:
- a CDS encoding MoxR family ATPase: MQNSLTGEQARVLSLSQSVISEVRKVVIGKDEIIIKVLLSILAGGHILIEDIPGVGKTTLALAMSKALSLDYKRMQFTPDVLPSDVVGFTMLNKETNRFEYKKGAAMTNLFLADEINRTSSKTQSALLELMEEGKVTVDGKTYKLPDPYIVIATQNPVGSIGTQMLPESQMDRFIVRLTMGYPNISSEVEMLKTKQNYVSVDSVQPVVSAAELIKAKEIVDAIYINDAVLEYIVRLADATRNNQYLKLGLSPRGTIALLKMTKATALLKGRDYVIPDDIHYSFNDVVLHRVILGSKSKINGLTGEQVLKDILSTVPVPKVQ; encoded by the coding sequence ATGCAAAACAGTTTGACAGGAGAACAGGCAAGAGTTTTAAGTCTTTCACAAAGCGTTATATCTGAGGTGAGAAAGGTCGTTATCGGTAAGGACGAGATAATAATCAAGGTGTTATTATCAATTCTTGCCGGAGGACATATCCTTATTGAAGATATACCCGGTGTCGGTAAGACAACGCTTGCTCTTGCTATGTCCAAGGCTTTGAGCCTTGACTATAAAAGAATGCAGTTTACACCTGATGTGCTGCCGTCAGACGTTGTGGGCTTTACTATGCTCAATAAAGAGACAAACAGATTTGAGTATAAAAAAGGCGCTGCAATGACAAATCTTTTCCTTGCGGACGAGATTAACAGAACGTCGTCAAAGACACAGTCTGCGCTTCTTGAACTCATGGAAGAAGGCAAGGTGACTGTTGACGGCAAGACATACAAGCTGCCTGACCCGTACATAGTTATCGCAACACAGAACCCTGTAGGCTCGATAGGCACACAGATGCTCCCCGAGTCTCAGATGGACAGATTTATTGTTCGTCTTACAATGGGTTATCCCAACATTTCAAGCGAGGTCGAGATGCTTAAGACCAAGCAGAATTATGTCTCGGTAGACAGTGTTCAGCCGGTAGTCTCAGCTGCTGAGCTTATCAAGGCTAAGGAGATAGTCGATGCTATCTATATCAATGATGCCGTGCTTGAATACATAGTAAGGCTTGCAGACGCTACCAGAAACAACCAGTATCTTAAGCTCGGTCTATCTCCGAGAGGTACTATAGCACTTCTTAAGATGACAAAGGCAACTGCTTTATTAAAGGGCAGAGATTATGTTATCCCTGATGATATACACTACAGCTTTAATGATGTCGTGCTGCACAGAGTTATCCTTGGGTCAAAGTCCAAGATAAACGGTCTTACAGGCGAGCAGGTGCTCAAGGATATCCTCTCGACTGTTCCTGTTCCCAAGGTACAGTGA
- a CDS encoding stage III sporulation protein AB, which produces MIKLLGIGCVFLFCAFLGKYYASSYESEYKRVSLLCDMLFDIKTYIGFESMTLSEITDRLSQKTEYKAISFILTDHNKKDIRSKILYSLERYPIFKAGEYNERLTRLFSRLGTTDKQSQIELITGTVSYFEGQADMLRNDLAVKKHLYNSLGIAAGALISILLL; this is translated from the coding sequence TTGATTAAACTGTTGGGTATAGGCTGTGTATTCTTGTTCTGTGCATTTTTGGGCAAGTATTATGCATCATCATATGAAAGCGAGTATAAAAGAGTAAGCCTGCTGTGTGATATGCTGTTTGATATCAAGACTTATATAGGCTTTGAGAGCATGACACTATCTGAGATAACAGACAGACTCAGCCAAAAAACCGAGTATAAAGCAATTAGCTTCATATTGACAGACCACAACAAAAAGGATATAAGAAGTAAGATATTATATTCTCTTGAAAGATACCCCATATTCAAAGCAGGGGAGTATAACGAACGATTAACAAGGCTCTTTAGCAGGCTCGGCACAACGGATAAGCAGTCTCAGATAGAGCTTATAACCGGCACAGTCAGCTATTTTGAAGGACAAGCAGATATGCTCAGAAACGACCTTGCCGTTAAGAAACACCTTTATAACAGTCTCGGCATAGCTGCCGGTGCGCTTATATCAATACTATTGCTGTAA
- the spoIIIAC gene encoding stage III sporulation protein AC, with amino-acid sequence MEVDLIFKIAAIGIIVSVLNQLLKRAERDEQAMMTTLAGLIVVLLMIINEIANLFETIKSVFGLY; translated from the coding sequence ATGGAAGTAGACCTTATATTTAAAATAGCAGCTATCGGGATAATAGTATCAGTCCTCAATCAGCTTCTCAAACGTGCCGAAAGGGACGAGCAGGCGATGATGACAACACTTGCAGGGCTCATCGTCGTCCTGCTTATGATAATAAACGAGATAGCCAACCTTTTTGAGACTATAAAATCCGTTTTCGGGCTTTACTGA
- a CDS encoding stage III sporulation AC/AD family protein — MNIIAICAVCIITALLCRVLAKDGAGFSALLSLCAVIMIGAVFLYNASDALSLAKRLYDSSVTDSKYFDIMIKGAGICIITKTASDSCRDCGENALASAAETAGRLAMLMTAMPLFSGVLSLVEELID; from the coding sequence ATGAATATCATTGCAATATGTGCAGTATGCATCATCACGGCTCTGCTGTGCAGAGTGCTGGCAAAGGACGGTGCCGGGTTTTCGGCTCTGCTGTCACTGTGCGCTGTGATAATGATAGGTGCTGTATTTCTCTATAACGCATCAGATGCACTGTCTCTTGCCAAAAGGCTATATGACAGTTCTGTGACTGACAGTAAGTATTTTGACATAATGATTAAAGGTGCAGGCATATGCATCATCACAAAAACAGCATCAGACAGCTGCCGTGACTGCGGTGAAAACGCTCTTGCTTCTGCCGCCGAAACAGCAGGCAGACTTGCTATGCTGATGACGGCAATGCCTCTGTTCAGTGGAGTGCTGTCACTTGTTGAGGAGTTGATTGATTGA
- a CDS encoding stage III sporulation protein AE, whose translation MIKKLFLILLVFLLYQPISCHAYDDDTAAKVQEYREEIDRSLEGAYDDDTKETLDQYGISADNPAAASQLRISDIIQSIWQSFINALTEPLKILGKLTAICAFTVMIKSVGGDSPLGDTYDTAGVLVCIMILYDSTSSALSFVKSSLEDISVFMTTYIPVFSSVLASNANLSSAAGYYSVMFVLCEIISYAASNILLPFSGMVFALSIVSSVNGALQLDGAINSIKSAVKWLLTALMTIFTAVISIKGIAGAAADSVASRTVRFAASSFIPIVGGSVSEAYSTIYGSLGIIRSGVGLIGIAAVAVIALRPIITIAAFRLVITIAGIINDLFGQKRFSALLNGLGGVLTISLGIITALSMIFIISTAVIMLTSMNSV comes from the coding sequence TTGATAAAAAAGCTATTTTTGATACTGCTGGTATTTTTGCTGTATCAGCCGATAAGCTGTCATGCATACGATGATGATACAGCCGCAAAGGTCCAGGAATACCGTGAGGAGATAGACCGTTCGCTTGAAGGCGCATACGACGATGATACCAAAGAAACACTCGATCAATACGGTATATCCGCCGATAACCCTGCAGCTGCTTCACAGCTGCGGATATCTGATATAATACAAAGCATATGGCAGAGTTTTATAAATGCACTAACCGAGCCACTAAAGATACTCGGCAAGCTGACAGCGATATGCGCATTCACAGTAATGATAAAAAGCGTTGGCGGCGACAGTCCGCTCGGCGATACATATGATACTGCCGGAGTTCTTGTATGCATAATGATACTCTATGACAGTACAAGCAGTGCCCTCAGCTTTGTAAAAAGCTCACTTGAGGATATATCTGTGTTCATGACGACATATATCCCCGTGTTTTCAAGCGTGCTCGCTTCAAATGCCAATCTCTCATCAGCGGCAGGGTATTATTCAGTAATGTTTGTTCTGTGTGAGATAATAAGCTATGCTGCTTCAAATATCCTTCTTCCTTTTTCAGGAATGGTGTTTGCTCTGAGTATAGTCAGCTCGGTAAACGGCGCCTTACAGCTTGACGGAGCTATCAATTCGATAAAAAGTGCTGTAAAATGGCTGCTCACCGCACTTATGACGATATTTACTGCTGTGATATCAATAAAAGGCATCGCCGGAGCAGCGGCGGATTCAGTTGCAAGCAGAACAGTCAGATTTGCAGCATCGAGCTTTATACCTATTGTCGGTGGCTCGGTATCAGAGGCGTATTCCACAATATACGGCAGCCTCGGTATAATACGCTCCGGTGTGGGGCTTATAGGTATTGCCGCTGTTGCAGTAATAGCACTCAGACCGATAATCACAATAGCTGCATTCCGGCTCGTGATAACCATAGCAGGCATCATCAATGACCTTTTCGGCCAGAAGCGGTTTTCGGCACTTCTGAACGGTCTTGGCGGAGTGCTTACTATATCACTTGGCATAATAACAGCCTTGTCTATGATATTCATAATATCCACAGCCGTGATAATGCTCACTTCAATGAATTCAGTGTAG